Proteins encoded together in one Mycobacterium sp. MS1601 window:
- a CDS encoding L-aspartate oxidase, with amino-acid sequence MNAGCGGRSHWQLRADVVVIGTGVAGLAAALAAHRQGRNVIVLSKAAEKYGVTSTFYAQGGIAVVIPRTDDSVDAHVCDTLAAGGGLCDPAAVRSIVADGYRAVRDLVTDGARFDETSSGAWALGREGGHCRRRIVHAGGDATGAEVQRALDLATTVLDIRRDHVAVELLRDDDAITGVSVLSPQGRGVIHAPSVVLASGGLGHLYRATTNPDGSTGDGIALALRAGLPVSDLEFIQFHPTMLFDGSNGGRRPLITEALRGEGATLVDARGDSVTAGVHPMGDLAPRDVVAAAIDARLQQSGDACVYLDARRIERFAQRFPTVTAACVAAGIDPTRQPIPVVPGAHYSCGGVVTDVHGRTELAGLFAAGEVARTGMHGANRLASNSLLEGLVVGGRAGIAAAEHAMATSTRTAHITDTAAGPALKRTRLQQAMTQWASVVRDADGLRHLGELVGSAELAEMRTRRGFEDMALTTTAAAVSAAAAARTESRGCHHRSDHQGADDTQSRSMVVRLVHGRAVVDTAVAC; translated from the coding sequence ATGAACGCCGGCTGCGGGGGGCGGTCTCACTGGCAGCTGCGCGCTGACGTCGTCGTCATCGGCACCGGTGTCGCAGGGCTGGCCGCCGCACTGGCCGCCCACCGGCAGGGCCGCAACGTCATCGTGCTCAGCAAGGCCGCCGAAAAGTACGGGGTGACCTCCACTTTCTACGCCCAGGGTGGCATCGCCGTCGTCATCCCGCGTACCGACGATTCCGTGGACGCGCACGTCTGCGACACCCTGGCCGCCGGTGGCGGCCTATGTGATCCGGCTGCGGTGCGTTCCATTGTCGCCGACGGATACCGGGCGGTTCGCGACTTGGTGACCGACGGGGCACGGTTCGACGAAACGTCTTCCGGTGCTTGGGCGCTGGGGCGCGAGGGTGGGCACTGCCGGCGACGCATCGTCCATGCCGGCGGTGACGCCACCGGTGCCGAGGTGCAGCGCGCCCTCGATCTGGCCACCACCGTGTTGGACATCCGGCGTGATCACGTCGCCGTGGAACTGCTGCGCGACGATGACGCGATCACCGGAGTCTCCGTGCTCAGCCCGCAGGGACGGGGCGTGATCCACGCCCCGTCTGTGGTCCTGGCCAGTGGCGGGCTCGGACACCTCTACCGCGCCACCACCAACCCCGACGGGTCCACCGGCGACGGCATCGCTTTGGCGCTGCGGGCCGGCCTGCCGGTCAGCGACCTGGAGTTCATCCAGTTCCACCCGACGATGCTTTTTGACGGATCCAACGGTGGCAGAAGGCCACTCATCACCGAAGCGCTGCGCGGCGAGGGTGCCACCCTGGTCGATGCGCGTGGTGACTCGGTCACCGCGGGGGTGCACCCGATGGGGGATCTGGCTCCACGTGATGTCGTGGCCGCGGCCATCGACGCTCGTCTGCAGCAGTCCGGTGACGCCTGCGTGTACCTCGACGCCCGGCGTATCGAGCGGTTCGCCCAGCGGTTCCCCACGGTCACCGCCGCCTGTGTTGCCGCTGGAATCGATCCCACCCGCCAACCGATCCCGGTGGTTCCGGGTGCGCACTACTCGTGCGGCGGTGTCGTCACCGATGTCCACGGACGCACCGAGCTCGCCGGCCTGTTCGCCGCCGGTGAGGTGGCTCGCACCGGGATGCACGGCGCCAACCGGCTGGCGTCCAACAGCCTGCTCGAAGGTCTGGTGGTGGGTGGCCGCGCCGGTATCGCCGCGGCCGAGCACGCCATGGCGACGTCCACCCGGACTGCGCACATCACCGACACCGCGGCCGGCCCGGCGCTGAAGCGGACCCGGCTGCAGCAGGCGATGACGCAGTGGGCCTCCGTGGTCCGCGACGCCGACGGGTTGCGACACCTCGGTGAGCTGGTCGGGTCGGCCGAATTGGCCGAAATGCGTACCCGGCGCGGGTTCGAGGACATGGCGCTCACCACCACCGCCGCCGCCGTGTCCGCCGCCGCGGCCGCGCGCACCGAGAGCCGGGGTTGTCACCACCGCAGCGATCACCAGGGCGCCGACGACACCCAGTCGCGCAGCATGGTGGTGCGGTTGGTCCACGGCCGGGCCGTGGTCGACACGGCGGTGGCCTGCTGA
- the hisD gene encoding histidinol dehydrogenase, whose translation MASFEMSRIDLRNRPMSTAQLRATLPRGGVDVDAVVPTVRPIVDAVAERGAEAALEFGEKFDGIRPAAVRVPAVALEQALSELDADVRAALLVAIERTRAVHADQRRTDTTTELAPGATVTERWVPVERVGLYVPGGNAVYPSSVIMNVVPAQTAGVDSLVIASPPQAHFSGLPHPTILAAAALLGVDEVWAVGGAQSVALMAYGGTDTDGAELAPVDMITGPGNIYVTAAKRICRSQVGIDAEAGPTEIAILADDSADPVHVAADLISQAEHDEMAASVLVTPSSDLGVAVDAELARQLQTTVHRDRVLAALLGKQSAIVLVDDIDTGVRVVNAYAAEHLEIQTTDSHEVAGRIRAAGAIFVGAWSPVSLGDYCAGSNHVLPTAGCARHSSGLSVQTFLRGIHVVDYTEAALKDVSGHVITLAKAENLPAHGEAVRRRFER comes from the coding sequence ATGGCCAGCTTCGAGATGTCCCGGATCGACCTGCGCAACCGACCCATGTCCACGGCGCAGTTGCGTGCCACCCTGCCCCGCGGAGGCGTCGACGTCGACGCAGTGGTCCCCACGGTGCGCCCCATCGTCGACGCGGTAGCCGAACGGGGCGCCGAAGCCGCGCTGGAGTTCGGTGAGAAATTCGACGGTATCCGCCCCGCCGCAGTGCGGGTGCCTGCCGTGGCGCTGGAACAAGCGCTGAGTGAACTGGACGCGGACGTCCGCGCCGCGCTGCTGGTCGCGATCGAGCGCACCCGTGCTGTGCATGCCGATCAGCGCCGCACCGACACCACCACCGAACTGGCTCCCGGCGCCACCGTCACCGAGCGCTGGGTGCCCGTCGAGCGGGTGGGTCTGTACGTGCCCGGCGGCAACGCCGTCTACCCGTCCAGCGTGATCATGAACGTGGTGCCGGCCCAGACCGCGGGGGTCGATTCGCTGGTGATCGCCAGCCCACCGCAGGCTCACTTCTCCGGACTGCCCCACCCGACCATCCTGGCGGCGGCCGCGCTGCTCGGGGTCGACGAGGTGTGGGCAGTGGGTGGTGCACAGTCGGTGGCGCTGATGGCCTACGGCGGCACGGATACCGACGGGGCCGAGTTGGCGCCCGTCGACATGATCACCGGTCCGGGCAACATCTACGTCACCGCCGCCAAGCGGATCTGCCGGTCGCAGGTAGGTATCGACGCCGAAGCCGGTCCCACCGAGATCGCAATTCTGGCCGACGACTCCGCCGACCCGGTGCACGTCGCCGCCGATCTGATCAGCCAGGCCGAACACGACGAGATGGCCGCCAGTGTGCTGGTGACACCCAGCAGTGATCTGGGGGTGGCCGTCGACGCCGAGCTGGCTCGCCAGCTGCAAACCACCGTGCACCGCGATCGGGTGCTGGCCGCACTGCTCGGTAAGCAGTCGGCCATCGTGTTGGTGGACGACATCGACACCGGGGTACGAGTGGTCAACGCCTACGCCGCCGAACATCTGGAAATCCAGACCACGGACTCGCACGAGGTGGCAGGCCGGATCCGCGCCGCGGGAGCCATTTTTGTCGGCGCCTGGTCACCGGTGTCCCTGGGCGACTACTGCGCGGGCTCCAATCACGTGCTGCCCACCGCGGGATGCGCCCGGCACTCGAGTGGTCTGTCGGTGCAGACCTTTCTGCGTGGCATCCACGTCGTCGACTACACCGAAGCCGCTCTGAAAGACGTTTCGGGACACGTGATCACGCTGGCGAAAGCCGAAAATCTGCCCGCCCACGGCGAGGCGGTCCGTCGGAGGTTTGAACGATGA
- a CDS encoding HNH endonuclease signature motif containing protein, with protein sequence MFESFDADALLTEVESSRLDESAVWARRMAAIASLLAQRTGEAFDQEINKPDADPGFALISGFVRTVGEVGPALGVAPAVATKIVGYAEALDERLPHIYGLLASGRLDWESTTVILNRTQNVLGDTAIADLDRNLAAKIARWDCWSRTRLVSVIDRAILNVDPEGAKERRACADTQRRVSVKSLRNGMGEIRIYASAPVVAKVEARLTQMSVTVCRNDPRTPEQRRVDAVDAIADGSFHLACACGLEDCPAPSPHTITTAAPAQVVINVIAPAATVTGDGEDPGFLQGYGVVDADQVRELADHPGTVLRDVHNPDTHPSTPTLTREGTSILLRHSWSAAMDRWLRARALTCSFPYCNRPAWGADIDHSIAFDHHNPLRGGWTMAANLDPKCRTHHRWKTFLTGDCGWDTKQLADGTIEWTSPTGRTYRSTPDGSELFDDIAAASAPKPWTRPRDPKAEKAKRIAAARAGLAAKQAANDQTRWLNQGRADEIEHRKRRNHVRFYRLILSPHRRTASWCPWINDPWEDETITADWKPPPPPPPQSDDDEPPF encoded by the coding sequence ATGTTCGAGTCATTTGATGCCGACGCATTGCTCACCGAGGTGGAGTCCTCCCGCCTCGATGAGTCCGCGGTGTGGGCGCGTCGGATGGCGGCCATCGCCTCACTGTTGGCCCAGCGCACCGGTGAGGCTTTCGATCAGGAGATCAACAAACCCGACGCAGATCCCGGGTTTGCGTTGATCTCTGGTTTCGTCCGGACCGTGGGGGAGGTGGGACCCGCGCTCGGGGTCGCTCCGGCAGTCGCCACGAAGATCGTCGGCTACGCCGAAGCCCTGGACGAACGCCTGCCGCACATCTACGGATTGTTGGCCTCGGGTCGCCTGGACTGGGAATCCACCACGGTCATCCTCAATCGCACCCAGAACGTCCTCGGCGACACCGCCATCGCAGACCTGGATCGCAACCTCGCCGCCAAGATCGCCCGCTGGGACTGCTGGTCACGCACCCGACTCGTGAGTGTCATCGACCGGGCCATCCTCAACGTGGACCCCGAGGGTGCCAAAGAACGTCGGGCTTGTGCTGACACTCAACGTCGCGTCTCGGTGAAGTCGCTGCGCAATGGGATGGGCGAAATTCGGATCTACGCGTCTGCGCCGGTGGTGGCGAAAGTCGAGGCGCGGCTCACCCAGATGTCCGTCACCGTGTGTAGGAACGATCCCCGAACACCGGAGCAGCGCCGGGTCGACGCCGTGGACGCCATCGCCGACGGCAGCTTCCACCTGGCGTGTGCCTGTGGGCTCGAAGACTGCCCGGCACCGTCACCCCACACCATCACAACCGCTGCGCCGGCGCAGGTGGTGATCAATGTGATCGCCCCGGCGGCGACAGTGACCGGCGACGGTGAGGACCCCGGTTTTCTGCAGGGCTACGGCGTCGTCGATGCCGACCAGGTCCGGGAACTGGCCGATCACCCTGGCACGGTGCTGCGTGACGTGCACAACCCCGACACCCACCCGAGCACCCCGACCCTCACCCGCGAGGGCACCTCCATTCTGCTGCGCCACAGCTGGTCGGCCGCGATGGACCGCTGGCTGCGTGCCCGCGCCCTGACGTGCAGCTTCCCGTACTGCAACCGTCCCGCCTGGGGTGCCGATATCGACCACAGCATCGCCTTCGACCATCACAATCCCCTGCGCGGCGGCTGGACCATGGCCGCCAACCTCGATCCCAAGTGCCGGACCCATCACCGCTGGAAGACCTTCCTCACCGGTGACTGTGGTTGGGACACCAAACAATTGGCCGACGGCACCATCGAATGGACCTCGCCCACCGGGCGGACCTACCGTTCCACGCCGGACGGGTCGGAGTTGTTCGATGACATCGCCGCGGCCAGCGCCCCGAAGCCCTGGACTCGTCCGCGTGACCCCAAAGCGGAGAAAGCGAAACGGATTGCCGCCGCCCGGGCTGGGTTGGCGGCCAAACAGGCCGCCAACGACCAGACTCGGTGGCTCAATCAGGGGCGGGCCGACGAAATCGAACACCGCAAACGACGCAACCATGTGCGGTTCTACCGACTCATCCTCAGCCCCCACCGCCGCACCGCCAGCTGGTGCCCCTGGATCAATGACCCCTGGGAAGACGAAACCATCACCGCCGACTGGAAACCCCCACCCCCGCCACCACCGCAATCCGACGACGACGAACCACCCTTCTGA
- the hisB gene encoding imidazoleglycerol-phosphate dehydratase HisB, giving the protein MTQTVTARRARVQRTTKESDILVELDLDGTGAVHIDTGVPFFDHMLTSLGTHASFDLTVRSTGDVHIEGHHVVEDTAIVLGQALGQALGDKKGIRRFGDSFIPMDECLAHAAVDVSGRPYCVHTGEPESMVSFTIAGSSVPYHTVINKHVFESLAFNARIALHVRTLYGRDPHHITEAEYKAVARALRQAVEYDPRVSGVPSTKGTL; this is encoded by the coding sequence ATGACCCAGACCGTCACCGCCCGGCGTGCCCGTGTGCAGCGCACCACCAAGGAATCGGACATCCTGGTCGAACTCGACCTCGATGGCACCGGTGCGGTGCACATCGACACCGGGGTGCCGTTCTTCGACCACATGCTCACCTCTCTGGGCACCCATGCCAGCTTCGATCTGACGGTGCGCTCCACCGGTGACGTGCACATCGAAGGTCACCACGTGGTCGAGGACACCGCCATCGTGTTGGGGCAGGCGCTCGGTCAGGCGTTGGGCGACAAGAAGGGCATCCGTCGTTTCGGGGATTCCTTCATCCCGATGGACGAATGCCTGGCCCATGCCGCCGTCGACGTCTCAGGGCGGCCGTACTGCGTCCACACCGGCGAGCCGGAATCCATGGTGAGTTTCACCATCGCCGGGTCATCGGTGCCCTATCACACCGTCATCAACAAGCACGTTTTCGAGTCGCTGGCCTTCAACGCCCGCATCGCCCTGCACGTGCGCACCCTCTACGGCCGCGACCCGCACCACATCACCGAAGCGGAGTACAAGGCCGTCGCCCGCGCGCTGCGCCAGGCTGTGGAGTACGACCCCCGGGTCAGCGGGGTGCCGTCCACCAAAGGCACGCTGTGA
- the rhtB gene encoding homoserine/homoserine lactone efflux protein: protein MEWSVWVAFLGASILISVSPGAGAILSMATGLAHGVRRSYWTILGLQIGLMVQLAVVAVGLGAALAKSVLAFTIIKWLGVAYLVYLAVRQWRTASVDLRAQLGPTGASGATVLITRGALVNLTNPKGLVFLLAVLPQFVDPSAPLVPQYLVIGVTMVCVDLVVMGGYAGLAARVLGWLSTPRQQLAVNRVFSGLFAAAAVVLSFVRRTATV from the coding sequence ATGGAATGGTCTGTCTGGGTCGCCTTCCTCGGCGCCTCGATCCTCATCAGTGTGTCCCCCGGCGCCGGGGCGATCCTGTCCATGGCGACCGGTCTGGCACACGGTGTGCGCCGCAGCTACTGGACGATTCTCGGGCTTCAGATCGGCCTCATGGTGCAGTTGGCGGTGGTCGCGGTGGGCCTGGGCGCAGCGCTGGCCAAGTCGGTGCTGGCGTTCACCATCATCAAGTGGCTCGGTGTGGCATACCTCGTCTACCTAGCGGTTCGGCAGTGGCGCACCGCCAGTGTGGATCTGCGGGCGCAGCTGGGACCTACCGGCGCGTCCGGCGCCACCGTCCTGATCACCCGGGGAGCATTGGTGAACCTCACCAATCCCAAAGGCCTGGTGTTTCTGCTGGCGGTGCTTCCCCAGTTCGTGGACCCGTCGGCGCCACTCGTGCCGCAGTATCTGGTGATCGGCGTCACCATGGTGTGCGTGGACCTGGTGGTGATGGGAGGGTACGCCGGACTGGCAGCCCGGGTGCTGGGGTGGTTGTCCACGCCCCGCCAACAACTGGCCGTCAACCGCGTGTTCTCCGGGTTGTTCGCCGCAGCTGCCGTGGTGCTGTCGTTTGTGCGGCGCACCGCGACGGTCTGA
- a CDS encoding histidinol-phosphate transaminase produces the protein MSVPGARIGLEDLPLRDDLRGKSPYGAPQLVVPVRLNTNENPHPPTQALVDDVTRSVAEAAAELHRYPDRDAVALRADLAAYLTGQTGVQLGVENLWAANGSNEILQQLLQAFGGPGRTAVGFVPSYSMHPIISDGTQTEWLQAARAEDFSLDLDVVLAAIESRSPDVVFVTSPNNPSGQSVPLADLRIILEAMTSGVLIVDEAYGEFSSQPSAVALIEEFPTKVIVSRTMSKAFAFAGGRLGYLVAAPAVIDAMLLVRLPYHLSVVTQAAARAALRHADDTLGSVATLIAERKRVTEALTSMGFRVIPSDANFVLFGEFADAAATWQRYLDAGVLIRDVGIPGYLRATTGLAAENDALLATSATLVAEELTQPLGAS, from the coding sequence ATGAGTGTGCCGGGAGCCCGGATCGGACTGGAGGATCTTCCGCTGCGGGACGACCTGCGCGGCAAGTCCCCGTACGGCGCACCGCAGTTGGTGGTGCCCGTGCGGCTCAACACCAACGAGAACCCGCACCCGCCCACCCAGGCGCTGGTCGACGACGTCACCCGCTCGGTGGCCGAGGCCGCGGCCGAGTTGCACCGCTACCCCGACCGTGACGCCGTGGCGCTGCGGGCCGACCTGGCTGCCTACCTGACCGGTCAGACCGGCGTTCAGCTGGGGGTCGAAAACCTCTGGGCGGCCAACGGATCCAACGAGATCCTGCAACAGCTGCTGCAGGCCTTTGGTGGCCCTGGCCGCACCGCCGTCGGATTTGTCCCGTCGTACTCGATGCACCCCATCATCTCCGACGGCACCCAGACCGAGTGGCTTCAGGCCGCTCGGGCCGAGGACTTCAGCCTCGACCTCGACGTGGTGCTGGCTGCGATCGAAAGCCGTTCTCCTGACGTGGTTTTCGTGACCAGTCCGAACAATCCCTCCGGGCAGAGCGTGCCGCTGGCGGATCTGCGGATCATCCTCGAGGCCATGACCTCCGGGGTGTTGATCGTCGACGAGGCCTACGGTGAATTCTCTTCGCAGCCCAGCGCCGTCGCGCTGATCGAGGAGTTCCCCACCAAGGTCATCGTCAGCCGCACCATGAGCAAGGCCTTCGCCTTCGCCGGTGGCCGGCTCGGCTACCTGGTGGCCGCGCCTGCCGTCATCGACGCCATGCTGCTGGTCCGGCTGCCGTACCACCTGTCGGTGGTCACCCAAGCTGCCGCCCGCGCAGCGCTGCGCCACGCCGATGACACCCTCGGCAGCGTCGCCACCCTGATAGCCGAGCGCAAACGCGTCACAGAAGCGTTGACCAGCATGGGTTTTCGCGTCATCCCCAGTGACGCCAACTTCGTACTCTTCGGCGAGTTCGCCGACGCGGCCGCCACGTGGCAGCGCTACCTGGATGCCGGAGTGCTGATCCGTGACGTCGGGATTCCCGGCTACCTGCGGGCCACCACCGGGCTGGCCGCAGAGAACGACGCCCTGCTGGCCACCAGCGCCACCCTTGTCGCAGAAGAACTGACCCAGCCGCTAGGAGCCTCATGA
- the nadC gene encoding carboxylating nicotinate-nucleotide diphosphorylase produces the protein MRLTDAEFAEAKAVIDRALDEDLRYGPDITTLATVSADATTTAAVVTRQHGVVAGIDIALLVLDEVIGPDGYRVLGRADDGDTLLPGDALLTLESETRGLLTAERTMLNVVCHLSGIATATAEWVAAVEGTHTRIRDTRKTMPGMRALQKYAVRVGGGVNHRMGLGDAALIKDNHVAAAGSVVAALRAVREAAPDLPCEVEVDSLEQLDEVLAEDIELILLDNFAVWETQIAVQRRDSRAPKVQLESSGGLSVDAAAAYASTGVDYLAIGALTHSVKVLDVGLDF, from the coding sequence ATGAGACTCACCGACGCCGAGTTCGCCGAGGCCAAGGCGGTCATCGACCGCGCGCTCGACGAGGACCTGCGCTATGGCCCCGACATCACCACGCTGGCAACGGTTTCCGCTGACGCCACCACCACCGCTGCAGTGGTGACCCGCCAGCACGGAGTGGTCGCGGGCATCGACATCGCGCTGCTGGTGCTCGACGAGGTCATCGGGCCCGACGGCTACCGGGTGCTGGGTCGCGCCGACGACGGTGACACTCTGCTGCCCGGTGACGCGCTGCTCACGCTGGAGTCCGAGACCAGGGGTTTGTTGACTGCAGAGCGCACAATGCTGAATGTGGTGTGCCACCTCTCGGGTATCGCGACGGCCACCGCCGAATGGGTTGCCGCCGTGGAAGGTACGCACACCCGGATTCGCGACACCCGCAAGACGATGCCCGGCATGCGGGCGCTGCAGAAGTACGCAGTACGCGTCGGAGGGGGAGTCAACCACCGGATGGGCCTCGGTGACGCGGCACTGATCAAGGACAACCACGTCGCGGCTGCGGGATCCGTGGTGGCCGCGCTGCGGGCGGTCCGTGAGGCGGCACCCGACCTGCCGTGTGAGGTCGAGGTGGACTCGCTGGAACAACTCGATGAGGTGCTCGCCGAGGACATCGAGCTGATCTTGCTGGACAACTTCGCAGTGTGGGAGACGCAGATCGCGGTGCAACGCAGGGATTCCCGCGCACCCAAGGTGCAGCTGGAGTCCTCGGGCGGGTTGTCGGTGGATGCCGCGGCGGCTTATGCCAGCACGGGTGTCGACTACCTCGCGATCGGTGCGCTCACCCACTCGGTGAAGGTGCTGGACGTCGGGTTGGACTTCTAG